A window of Bradyrhizobium sp. AZCC 1719 genomic DNA:
GGATCGAACACCACGCCATTGCCGATCACGGCAAGCTTCGACGGCCGCAGCACGCCGGACGGCAGCAGTGCGAGCTTGTAGGTCTCGCCGTTGATGACGAGCGTATGGCCGGCATTATGGCCGCCCTGGAAGCGCACGACGATATCGGCCTGCTCCGACAACCAGTCGACGATCTTGCCCTTCCCCTCGTCACCCCATTGGGCGCCGACGACGACAACATTGGCCATTTTTAAGATGTTCCCTGCAAATCTCTTGGTTCCAGCATGATTTCACCGGAGAACCGGTACCTGTGTTTCCGGACCATGCCCTAAGCTCGCCCAGCCAAAATCACGGCCGGGGCCGCTCGCGTGCAGGGCGCCCCACCGGATAAAGGAAGCAGGTGATCTAGGCAAGCAAGAAGGCGGCTTTAAGGGGGCCTTAGAACAGCTCCAACCCATTGATATCCCCGTAAAATCCTGGCCCTCCCGGTCTTGCACGGGCGAGAAACGCATTAATGTTCGGCAATGATGGAAAGGCCATGTCCAAAACCACCCGTGCGACGCTAGCGCTGGAAAAGCTGGGCGTGAAATTCGCCCTGCACGCTTACGACTACGACCCGGATGCCGCGAGCATTGGGCTGCAGGCGGCGGAAGCGCTCGGCGTAGAGCCCGCGCGCGTGCTGAAGACGCTGATGGCCGAGGTCGACGGCAAGCCGGTCTGCGCCATGGTGCCGTCGGACTGCGAGGTCAGCATGAAAAAGCTCGCGACCGCGTTCGGCGCCAAGGCGGCGAAGATGATGCGGCCGGCGGATGCCGAACGGCTGACCGGCTATCATGTCGGCGGCATCTCGCCGTTCGGACAGAAGAAGCGTGTGCCGGTCGCGATCGAAGAAGCTGCGCTCGGCCATGCCAGCGTATTCCTCAATGGCGGCCAGCGCGGCCTGCAGGTCGAACTCGATCCCAACGACGCCGTGAAGGCTGCGGGCGCGATCGCGCGCGCTCTCGTGGCGTGAGCGGCCTTCGCCGCGGCGGAGCCTATTTGGCGAGTCTGGGCTGCGTCTGCGCCCATCGCATTGCCTCGATGATGGCCTGGCGCAATTTCGGGCGCTGCTCTTCATCGCATTCGATGAACGCCAGAATGGAATTGGCGCGAACGGCAAACTGGTGACGTGTTTCGGCTTCGGCTTCTTCGGCCGACATCGGCTTGTTCACGGAATGACCCATCATCTGCAAAAATTCAGTGTCACGGACAGGCGAAACGCTTGAGAGCGGAGTCGCGCAAACCGTGGTCCCAACGATCGAACGAACGCCCAATACTGAAAATAGCCCGGAATAACTCACTGCATGCGCCCCCGAAAAACAAACCAAGGTTGGGTCACATGAATCAATCGTCCTTTGATTGCATATTTGCCTGCCTGCTGGCAACCCCAAACAGCCAGCAAGGCGGGCTGCATGGTCGCGATGCATCTGCACCATTGATGAGCGGCGCAAATCGGTGTCTGTGACCAGGGCCGGGCCACATTCCGGCCCGGCGTCGATCGCCGGGCGGGCCGCGGCACCATGAACCGGTCCCTCGAATGTCGGCTACCGAACAGACTTCACCCGCACGATCCGGGAACTGGCTCGCCAATCAGCCTTATCTGCTGCTCAGCATCACCGCGCTGTGCTGGGCCGGCAATGCCATCGTCGGGCGGCTGGCCGCCGGCCACATTCCGCCGGTGACGCTGTCGTTCCTGCGCTGGTCGTTCGCGTTCCTGATCATCTTGCCGTTTGCCTGGAAGCATCTCGTCAAGGACTGGGCTGCGATCCGCGGCCGGCTCGGCATCATGGTCGTGCTCTCGATCACCGGCATCGGCGCCTTCAACACGCTGCAATATTGGGCGCTCGAGCACACCCAGGCGCTGAACACGCTGTTGTTGCAGTCGGCGGGACCGCTGGTGGTCGCGGTGTGGTCGCTCGTGCTGCTCGGGGTGCGGTTGACGCTGGCGCAGGCGGCCGGCGTTCTGCTCTCGATGGCCGGCGTGCTGGTGATCATCCTGCACGGCGATCTCACCACGCTGTCGAAGATCGACTTCAATATCGGCGACCTGATTTTCCTGGTCGCGCTCGCGATCTTTGGGATCTATTCGGTGCTGTCGCTGAAGCGCCCGGATATCCACGGCCTGTCGTTCGTCGCCTTCACCTTCGGCGCCGGCGCGGCCTGCCTGATTCCGCTGTTC
This region includes:
- the ybaK gene encoding Cys-tRNA(Pro) deacylase; this encodes MSKTTRATLALEKLGVKFALHAYDYDPDAASIGLQAAEALGVEPARVLKTLMAEVDGKPVCAMVPSDCEVSMKKLATAFGAKAAKMMRPADAERLTGYHVGGISPFGQKKRVPVAIEEAALGHASVFLNGGQRGLQVELDPNDAVKAAGAIARALVA
- a CDS encoding DMT family transporter produces the protein MSATEQTSPARSGNWLANQPYLLLSITALCWAGNAIVGRLAAGHIPPVTLSFLRWSFAFLIILPFAWKHLVKDWAAIRGRLGIMVVLSITGIGAFNTLQYWALEHTQALNTLLLQSAGPLVVAVWSLVLLGVRLTLAQAAGVLLSMAGVLVIILHGDLTTLSKIDFNIGDLIFLVALAIFGIYSVLSLKRPDIHGLSFVAFTFGAGAACLIPLFIWELFARPLMQIDAANLLTLAYVALFPSTIAYLCFNRGVQMIGANRAAPFFHVVPVFGTVMSIIFLGEHPQAFHFIGFALVLTGVFVASRKPRTAQDL